The genomic interval TATTCGATCACGGTATGGTACTGCCACCGGTCATTTGGATATAGCGTGGGTGCTAAATCCATCAGTTCGGAGCATTTCTGCTACTAGGAGGCCGAGGGGGTGACTTGTTTGGGTAAGTGGACTTTCGGAGAAACTTCCAACACATTCGTGCTAATGCATACCATCCCACTAGCCACCACCGTGTTCTTCTATTCGGCATGTCTTTCTTTGCGCTGTTCACTATGGTTTGTGGGCTCGCCCCCAATTTTATTGGCCTCGTCGTGGCCAGGGCCCTACAGGGTAGGCTGTTTCAAACGTACATCTCCGTGGCGATCAAGCACTTACGGAACATCACAGGCATCGGTGCTGCTTTCACGATTCCCTCGGCGCAGGCCCATATTGCTGTATGTTTCCCCGAGCCAGCAAAGAAAGCCCAGGCCCTGGGCTTCTGGGGAGTATCAGGATCCCTCGGCTTCATGTACGCTGACCACCTCGACTCTCTCATTTCTCTGCTGACATGACACAAGTATTGGTCTTATCTTAGGCGGTGTCTTGACTGCATATGTTGGTTGGCGATGGATCTTTTGGATATCCCTCATTCTGTCCGGCGTCATTATCCCCGCGGCGTTTTTCATCCTCCCACGACCTGACCGTCCACCTGCCGATGTGGTAGCGTCCCCAGAAAGCGAGCTGGAGGCAGGCCAACAACAGGCCCGTACCAACAGCCTGGCTGCAATCTTCCAGAGAACAGTCAACCGTTTCGATCCGCTGGGCATTGCACTCAGCGTGGCGGGAATTTTACTCCTCACGTACGCGCTCACGTCTGCAAATACAGAGGGATGGGGCAGTGCACGCATTGTTGCGCCGCTGGTCATCTCAGGGGTCCTACTCGGCTTGTTCATATTCCACGAGTGTCGAACCACCAACGGTATTGTTGCACCGCATCTTTTCCGCTCGACCTCCTTTAACCTCACGCTCGTGCTTGCTGTGAACACGTATGCCGTCCGCCAGGCCTGCACCTATTTCCTGAccctccagctccagtccTACGGCAACAGTGCGATCCACACCTCtgtcctcttcatcgctcTGGGAGTCAGTGCCCTCATATTCAACACGCTGTCCGGTCGATTAGTGCCCATTCTCGGTGCACGTCTAATGGTAAGTTTGAATAATTgatccctcttcctttcttgctCTGTACTTGAAATGAGGGACCTTTTCACTAACAAGGAGTGGGGCAGTTTATCCTGGGCTGGGGTTTCTCCATTCCTGGTGTGCTCCTATTTTCCTTCGTTGACCATGATACGTCTTACTGGCGGTATACCTTTCCCGGGATGATTCTCTATATTGCCGGAATCGGTGCCGTATACATCACGGCCAACTTCGTCATTGTTTCCTCCGCTTCTCGAGCCGACCAGGGCGCTGTTGCCGGGGTGTTCAACCTTGCCCTGCAGGTCGGTGGTTCCGTTCTCGGTCTGGCTGTCATTACGGCCATTGCACAGGGTATCCAGCGGCGGTACGGTGAGCCATCACTCCCGAAAGATGCGTACGGTCGCATCGGCTACCAGAGTGCCTACTATAGTTGCGTTATTTTGTGTTTCGTTGCGCTGTTGCTCAGTGTATTCGCAATTGATATCCCACCGAGTATGCAGGGGACGGTGTGGAAGAGATTCCAGAAACAGCGAGCATCCTCCATGGAGGAGAAGTGAGATTAACGGAGATAGTATCTTGGTGTTTGAAGACCCCGGCTTTAGGGTAGACACAAATTCGTGGAGTGAGACGGGTTGTgtagaaaaaaaagcatAGAGTCTAGCGCAGATAGACACTTTTAATTAATGTATTAATTTATTGGTTCTGAATTCTACCTTGCCATTCTGAGGGGGTTGATTGCAATGGTAATGCAAAGCCAATATGGTTCTACGTCTATAGCTGGTTGGACCGCATATCGATAGACAAACAAGGAGCGGGCGAAAGTAAAGCTTAAGACACCGTAGCCCCGCAAGGCCCGTATGTTCATAAGATtccgcatcttcatcagGTCAAACCATATTCCATTGAGCATATCTGGCTAGGGTTTCGAGGATATAATGGAGGTTGTGCTCGAAGATTCTGACATTCCCTTCCCTAGGTCTGTAACACTGTGCTGCATTAAAAGTCAAGGCATCCGCATGGGCATGCCGACCCTAACGGGCCTGGCGCAGGTGGCGGGCATCTCGCGAACACCGGAGTCGCTGGACGCCTTCCGACGTGGTAGCCTCTGTAACTGGTACAGAGACGGCAAACACATCATCGCATATCCTATATCAACTATCCTTACCTCCTGGGCCGTCACAATTCCCGAAACGCTGGAACATGAAGAGTCGTGGCCCCAGTCTATCCCAGCGGAGATCGAGGCGCAGCGCGAGACATTGAAACGACCCCCCGCCGCGAACGTCAGATCATGGATTTCCAGTATAATCTAGAGATCAACGATTGTTTGAAGAAAGTCAGTACATATGGCAGGAAGCGCTCCAATGCTGTGGCTGGGACCCTAGTGCCAGTGGGCTACGGTGGTCTTTTCGTGGCTTTTGTCTGACCATCTGCTGATTGACAGTCGGCTGCACTCTCCGTTTGCTTCAAATGTGGCTTGCTCTTGCTTACACAGCCCTTTCAGTTTAATGTGTTCAATCATCTGGGAGTAATATGTTCTCTTCCAGGAGCCAATTGATATCCGCTTAGTGCTTCGTCCGTTTCACAGAAATACCATGCATTTTCAAGGCCTGGCTACTTGTCCACATTAcagcttctccttgcctAGGCAAAAGATAATGCAAAAGCTTCTACTGAAGCGCTATTCCAAAAATGTGTCGATGGCGCTACTGCCAAACGATGAGAGACACGTCAGTGGCTTTTGTAGTTGTCGACTTAAACAACGTTGCATTAGTGTTGCTCATAAATTGATGATAGTCCACGTGGACCAACAATACATAGAAGGATCCTTTGCGTTGAATATGACCTAGTGAAAATACTACAACGGCTAATGGATTAAATTGTCGCAGTAGACTAGAGGCGAATTAGACATTCGGAGAACAGGTAGCTTAAAGAGCAATGTTCGAGTAAATGGCTAAGACCAGGCGATCATGCAGAAATATCCAACACTGTATTCGAAGCTAAACCATAGAAGATCTGCCGGTCAATCTGGTAAGCGTGGTACACATTTCTGTGCCATATCTATCCGTACATCAAGCCCATGTGTTTCAATGCTTTCTGTCCCATTCAATCTTAAGCTCTTCTACCAACTCGCCGTAGGACCTGTCGCTATTTGGAACAAACCGATCTTTGTGCAGGTCATTGTCAAGGAAGTCAAAGTCTTCGTAGTGTTCATTGTCGGATTGCTCAAACTGATAGCACTGCAGCGTGATG from Aspergillus flavus chromosome 7, complete sequence carries:
- a CDS encoding aminotriazole resistance protein; its protein translation is MGTLPFARLRAVPYRMTSRSPYLTLAVVCTAMFLDLANLSAITIALPTIQKEWGSTEGDLQWVISAYSITFGAFLLLGGRGGDLFGHHRVLLFGMSFFALFTMVCGLAPNFIGLVVARALQGIGAAFTIPSAQAHIAVCFPEPAKKAQALGFWGVSGSLGFIIGLILGGVLTAYVGWRWIFWISLILSGVIIPAAFFILPRPDRPPADVVASPESELEAGQQQARTNSLAAIFQRTVNRFDPLGIALSVAGILLLTYALTSANTEGWGSARIVAPLVISGVLLGLFIFHECRTTNGIVAPHLFRSTSFNLTLVLAVNTYAVRQACTYFLTLQLQSYGNSAIHTSVLFIALGVSALIFNTLSGRLVPILGARLMFILGWGFSIPGVLLFSFVDHDTSYWRYTFPGMILYIAGIGAVYITANFVIVSSASRADQGAVAGVFNLALQVGGSVLGLAVITAIAQGIQRRYGEPSLPKDAYGRIGYQSAYYSCVILCFVALLLSVFAIDIPPSMQGTVWKRFQKQRASSMEEK